In the Arachis ipaensis cultivar K30076 chromosome B10, Araip1.1, whole genome shotgun sequence genome, one interval contains:
- the LOC107622611 gene encoding protein FAM135B-like: MLRRIGWFVSLNQRLLAAKRSQNVEQPGTPARPIQKQLNAVHEIAIYIHRFHNLDLFEEGWYKIKITMRWEDGEDSYPGIPARVVQYEAPEVGANSSSRVWMIDDTDHSFSTPPFQISYARQDVFLSIMISFYVSFRGYEEKTSAVILKFELVHSPTPEFRTGLLDSCGSVHEYRIPPKALLGSHSYCPVYFDSFHAVLVDTSVHITLLKPSYRTARQKFNYSSASQTSEDTYDEDYVRSNTVVLIKSMMAAHDFLLEDLRRISKGINQDIDLNGITLKQDIAEGKLSPQSSMKPKADAEKADNDMSRLNEESIQHFSWDDMLNSFQSMGSQLLNIWNAFLSFHRENKTKILEFLFNSWANDRKTECSIWMVYSKVEMPHQYMNNDVEGTSRFYGLLRRSLSTRRLSDDPVQTSIMRAELHRQGIAQMRINSRSLQDMFMFGDPSQVPIVIVERLANITRSVSVNSYLTPLDVENGSTTCELSESNLFQNEDVLRVVVFVHGFQGHHLDLRLVRNQWVIIDPKVKFLMSEANEDNTSGDIREMGSRLAKEVDKYLKKKIVKASRSGRLKDIHLSFVGHSMGNLIIRTALTESIMEPYTRYLYTYVSMSGPHLGYMYSSNPIFNSGLWLLKKMTDMQCMHQLTFSDDNDLENTFIYNLSKKMTLINFRNVILLASPQDGYVPYHSARIESCPGASLDSSKQGKVFLQMLNNCLDQLRTHSDRRVVMRFDINFDTSSYGRNLNSFLGRAAHIDFLERDIFIKFIMWSFPEIFS, encoded by the exons ATGTTGCGGAGAATAGGATGGTTTGTGAGTCTGAATCAAAGGCTTTTGGCAGCAAAAAGGTCGCAGAATGTGGAGCAACCCGGCACCCCTGCAAGACCAATTCAGAAGCAGCTCAATGCTGTTCATGaaattgccatttacattcacaGGTTTCATAATCTCGACCTTTTTGAAGAAGG ATGGTACAAAATCAAAATTACCATGAGATGGGAGGATGGTGAAGACTCCTATCCTGGGATTCCTGCAAGGGTTGTACAATATGAAG CTCCTGAAGTGGGTGCTAACAGTTCATCTAGAGTTTGGATGATTGATGATACAGACCATAGTTTTTCAACACCGCCATTTCAAATATCATATGCAAGGCAGGATGTATTCCTTTCTATCATGATCTCATTCTATGTATCATTCCGTGGATATGAG GAGAAAACTTCTGCTGTTATATTGAAATTTGAACTCGTGCACTCTCCAACACCTGAATTTCG GACTGGGTTGCTGGATTCTTGTGGTTCAGTTCATGAGTACAGAATTCCCCCAAAAGCTCTTCTGGGATCACATTCATATTGTCCTGTTTATTTTGATTCTTTCCATGCTGTCCTTGTTGATACAAGTGTTCATATCACTTTACTAAAACCTAGTTATCGAACAGCCCGACAGAAG TTTAATTATAGCAGTGCTTCTCAGACATCTGAAGACACTTATGATGAAGATTATGTTAGATCAAACACG GTTGTGCTTATCAAATCAATGATGGCTGCCCATGATTTCCTTCTTGAAGACCTGAGAAGAATAAGCAAAGGAATCAACCAAGATATTGATTTGAATGGAATTACTTTGAAACAAGATATTGCTGAGGGTAAATTGTCACCTCAATCTTCAATGAAGCCAAAAGCTGATGCTGAG AAAGCCGATAATGATATGAGCCGTCTTAATGAGGAATCAATTCAACATTTTTCATGGGATGATATGTTAAACTCTTTCCAGTCTATGGGGAGTCAACTCTTAAATATCTGGAATGCATTTCTTAGCTTTCACAG GGAAAATAAAACAAAGATACTGGAGTTTCTGTTTAACTCATGGGCTAATGATCGAAAAACTGAATGTTCAATATGGATGGTGTACTCAAAGGTTGAGATGCCTCACCAGTACATGAATAATGATGTTGAGGGGACTTCACGTTTCTATGGATTACTAAGAAGATCACTAAGTACAAGGAGGTTATCAGATGAT CCTGTTCAGACATCAATAATGCGAGCTGAACTCCATAGACAAGGTATAGCACAAATGAGG ATTAACAGCCGGTCACTTCAAGACATGTTCATGTTCGGAGATCCTTCGCAAGTTCCTATTGTTATTGTAGAGCGCTTAGCAAACATCACAAGGTCCGTGAGTGTGAATTCTTATCTCACTCCTTTGGACGTGGAAAATGGATCTACAACATGCGAGTTGTCTGAGAGTAACCTGTTTCAAAATGAGGATGTTCTGAGAGTAGTTGTTTTTGTTCATGGGTTTCAG GGACATCATTTGGATTTACGGCTTGTTCGGAATCAATGGGTTATAATAGACCCCAAAGTAAAGTTTCTTATGTCAGAAGCAAATGAAGACAATACATCTGGTGACATAAGAGAAATGGGATCACGACTCGCCAAGGAAGTCGACAAATACTTGAAGAAGAAAATCGTCAAAGCTTCAAGGAGTGGACGCTTAAAGGACATCCATCTTAGCTTTGTTGGCCATTCTATGGGGAATCTCATTATTAGAACTGCTTTAACAG AAAGCATCATGGAGCCATATACAAGATACTTGTATACATATGTTTCTATGTCTGGTCCGCACTTGGGTTATATGTATAGTTCGAACCCTATATTCAATTCGGGGTTGTGGCTCTTGAAGAAGATGACAGACATGCAATGCATGCATCAACTAACTTTCTCAGATGATAATGATCTTGAGAATACCTTCATCTACAATCTTTCCAAG AAGATGACATTGATAAACTTCAGGAATGTGATTCTTCTAGCCTCACCTCAG GATGGTTATGTTCCATATCATTCTGCCAGAATAGAATCGTGTCCAGGAGCTTCTTTGGATTCCTCCAAACAAGGAAAAGTCTTCCTCCAGATGTTAAATAACTGCTTGGACCAACTCCGAACTCACTCTGACCGTCGTGTGGTCATGCGTTTCGACATCAACTTTGACACCTCATCCTATGGAAGGAATTTGAATTCATTCCTCGGACGAGCTGCTCATATCGACTTCTTGGAGCGTGACATCTTTATCAAGTTCATAATGTGGTCTTTCCCAGAGATTTTTAGTTAG